One segment of Leptospirillum ferrooxidans C2-3 DNA contains the following:
- a CDS encoding CdaR family protein translates to MIISQKIRQFFSKNLLLKSLSLFLAILLWFYISQRGQESFTMNVPIIVNHIPSSVELERASPTHVLVTFTAPPGLYQQLKDQDLSVRVRADTIPTGTRRVRISPSMITLPPGVHIQRITPELVSLHLVRTIIRIIPVELQYYGQLTVPLDRFKIMVTPNTAKVQGDAIILNKMRALRIPPIDLKKITLKHSEQFVIPLTAREGAGFQIIGPESVTVTIVPIAHR, encoded by the coding sequence GTGATCATTTCTCAAAAAATCCGCCAGTTTTTTTCAAAGAATCTTCTCCTGAAATCGCTTTCCCTGTTTCTGGCGATACTCCTGTGGTTCTATATCAGCCAAAGAGGGCAGGAGTCTTTCACGATGAACGTTCCGATCATCGTGAATCATATCCCTTCATCTGTTGAGCTGGAACGGGCATCTCCCACTCATGTACTGGTGACATTCACGGCCCCTCCGGGACTCTATCAGCAGCTCAAGGATCAGGACCTTTCGGTAAGAGTCCGGGCCGATACCATTCCCACTGGAACAAGAAGGGTCAGAATCTCTCCCTCAATGATCACCCTGCCCCCGGGAGTCCACATCCAGAGGATTACTCCGGAACTCGTCTCCCTTCATCTGGTCAGGACAATCATCAGGATCATCCCGGTGGAACTTCAGTATTATGGTCAGTTGACCGTTCCCCTTGACCGGTTCAAGATCATGGTCACTCCCAACACCGCAAAGGTTCAGGGTGATGCGATCATCCTGAACAAGATGCGGGCGCTGAGAATTCCTCCCATCGATCTCAAAAAGATCACGCTCAAACACTCCGAACAGTTTGTCATTCCTCTCACCGCCCGGGAAGGGGCAGGATTTCAGATCATCGGTCCGGAGAGCGTAACGGTGACCATTGTTCCAATCGCGCACAGGTAG
- the cdaA gene encoding diadenylate cyclase CdaA — protein MLGLNITWHSIVDICAVWFIIYQILLLLRGSRAFQMVVGILVFLFIYLFSRLLKLDTLNWMITSFWSQLILAVLILFQPEIRRALARVGKSPLLLGFRLSETSLDIDEILKTLQTLSKRGMGAIIVLERNNDLSDVVEVGTTIDATISQELLTSIFLSYSPLHDGAVIIRQNRILAAGCFLPISLSGDVSRHLGTRHRAAIGITEETDALALVVSEETGQISHVIAGRIHPMANMTDLRSILVRLFRKQQPSRLAIRAALFRQKVEQKMGGKTDSYGGKRPYSKQIAPQDRYLDPEKKDLEK, from the coding sequence ATGCTGGGCCTTAATATCACCTGGCACAGCATCGTTGATATCTGCGCTGTCTGGTTCATCATTTACCAGATTCTGCTTCTTCTTCGGGGCAGCCGGGCATTCCAGATGGTTGTCGGGATCCTGGTGTTTCTCTTCATATACCTTTTTTCCCGTCTCCTGAAGCTTGACACCCTCAACTGGATGATCACGAGTTTTTGGTCCCAATTGATTCTGGCGGTCTTGATCCTGTTTCAACCGGAGATCAGAAGGGCACTGGCAAGAGTGGGAAAATCGCCTCTTCTTCTCGGATTTCGGCTTTCTGAGACTTCCCTGGACATAGACGAGATTTTAAAAACCTTACAAACCCTTTCCAAAAGGGGTATGGGGGCGATCATCGTCCTTGAGCGCAATAATGACCTCTCCGATGTCGTGGAGGTCGGAACAACGATTGACGCCACGATTTCACAGGAACTTCTCACCTCCATTTTCCTGTCCTATTCCCCTCTCCATGATGGCGCAGTCATCATCCGTCAAAACAGGATTCTTGCGGCGGGGTGCTTTCTTCCGATCTCCCTTTCGGGAGATGTATCAAGGCATCTTGGCACCAGACACCGTGCCGCCATCGGGATCACAGAAGAAACGGATGCGCTTGCGCTCGTCGTATCGGAAGAAACTGGACAAATCTCTCACGTTATCGCCGGCAGGATCCACCCGATGGCAAACATGACAGATCTCAGAAGCATTCTGGTTCGCCTGTTCAGGAAACAGCAGCCCTCCCGGCTGGCCATACGGGCGGCTCTTTTCCGGCAAAAGGTTGAACAAAAAATGGGGGGCAAAACAGATTCATATGGCGGAAAACGGCCATACTCCAAACAGATCGCACCCCAGGACCGTTATCTGGACCCCGAAAAGAAGGATCTGGAGAAGTGA
- the folP gene encoding dihydropteroate synthase: MLPPDLSTRIRKVLTDRSGPLVMGVMNVTPDSFSPSSRVLTAEDAFEKAQRFLDSGMDILDIGAESTRPGFTPMSTEMELDRLLPILDRVARLPIPISIDTRNPVVMEKAMIYSPLIINDTGGLEDPGFIHLMKKHDTLLGVVMHGAGSAVTKRKKEHGISIESSVSDYLHSRLKEISEAGIDPERLLFDPGIGFGKDTTENIRLIKNIQELIPGFPVLLGVSRKRFLGEITREQTPENRDPQTLAVMAYVFEKVSIFRVHDVKGTIAFRKTLQTIREGTIHAGP; encoded by the coding sequence ATGCTCCCGCCTGATCTGTCCACACGAATCCGCAAGGTCCTGACCGACCGGTCAGGGCCTCTTGTTATGGGGGTCATGAACGTGACCCCCGATTCGTTTTCACCCTCTTCCCGTGTTCTGACAGCAGAAGACGCTTTCGAAAAAGCGCAACGATTCCTGGACTCAGGAATGGATATCCTCGATATTGGAGCGGAATCCACCCGTCCCGGCTTCACGCCCATGTCGACGGAGATGGAACTGGACCGGCTCTTGCCGATACTCGATCGGGTCGCCCGGCTCCCGATCCCGATTTCCATCGATACCAGGAATCCCGTTGTCATGGAAAAGGCGATGATTTATTCTCCCCTCATCATCAACGACACAGGCGGTCTCGAAGACCCGGGATTCATTCACCTCATGAAAAAACACGACACTCTTCTGGGGGTTGTCATGCATGGGGCAGGATCAGCCGTCACAAAGCGAAAAAAGGAGCATGGGATTTCGATTGAAAGCTCCGTTTCAGACTATTTGCACTCGAGACTCAAAGAGATTTCAGAAGCCGGGATTGACCCGGAAAGACTTCTTTTTGACCCGGGGATCGGATTCGGGAAGGACACAACGGAAAATATTCGTTTGATCAAGAACATTCAGGAATTGATTCCTGGCTTTCCTGTTCTCCTTGGTGTTTCCAGAAAACGATTTCTGGGAGAGATCACCCGGGAGCAGACTCCGGAGAACAGGGATCCCCAAACACTTGCCGTGATGGCTTATGTTTTTGAAAAGGTTTCCATTTTCAGGGTTCATGATGTCAAGGGAACCATAGCCTTCCGCAAGACACTCCAGACCATCCGCGAGGGAACCATCCATGCTGGGCCTTAA
- the ftsH gene encoding ATP-dependent zinc metalloprotease FtsH — protein sequence MKPFYKNLALWLVIGLVIFLVFDLFQVRQPGYKNLIFSDFISKLQADQISEVTIKNNYISGVMKDGSHFNTYAANDPNLVSELQKKNVRIVAVPPEENPWYLNLLISWGPIVVLVLLWIFFMRQMQTGGNKAMSFGKSRAKLISEDKKKITFADVAGVEEAKEELVEIVDFLKDPSKFQRLGGRIPKGVLVVGPPGTGKTLLAKAIAGEADVPFYNISGSDFVEMFVGVGASRVRDLFEQGKKNAPCIIFIDEIDAVGRHRGAGLGGGHDEREQTLNQLLVEMDGFESNEGVILIAATNRPDVLDPALLRPGRFDRQIVVGRPDLQGRIKILEVHTRKIPIDSSVNLETIARGTPGFAGADLANLVNEAALLAARRNKKTVEMPDFEDAKDKVLMGVERRSILITEEEKKVTAFHEAGHTLVAKLIPGTDPVHKVTIIPRGRALGLTQQLPTEDRYTYKKEYLLNTIAILMGGRVAEEIVMKSMTTGAGNDIERATDMARKMVCEWGMSDKLGPITFGKKDEEIFLGREISQHRDYSESTALEIDSEVSRIVSENYQRAKDLLTTNVVALTSIAEALLTKETLDGAEVDELIRTANAPA from the coding sequence GCGGAGTCATGAAAGACGGATCCCACTTCAATACGTACGCCGCAAATGACCCTAATCTTGTCTCCGAGCTGCAGAAAAAAAATGTCCGGATCGTGGCCGTTCCGCCCGAAGAAAATCCCTGGTATCTGAACCTTCTCATTTCATGGGGACCGATCGTTGTATTGGTACTGTTGTGGATTTTCTTCATGAGGCAGATGCAGACAGGAGGAAACAAGGCCATGTCTTTCGGAAAATCGAGAGCAAAACTGATCTCTGAGGACAAAAAGAAAATCACCTTCGCCGATGTTGCCGGAGTCGAGGAAGCAAAGGAAGAGCTCGTAGAGATTGTGGATTTTCTGAAAGATCCGTCAAAATTCCAGAGACTTGGCGGCAGGATTCCCAAGGGTGTTCTGGTTGTTGGCCCCCCCGGAACGGGAAAAACACTTCTTGCAAAGGCCATCGCAGGAGAGGCGGATGTTCCGTTCTATAACATCAGCGGATCGGACTTTGTCGAGATGTTCGTCGGAGTTGGCGCATCCCGCGTCAGGGATCTTTTCGAACAGGGCAAGAAAAATGCCCCCTGCATCATTTTCATCGACGAAATTGACGCGGTCGGTCGCCATAGGGGTGCAGGACTCGGTGGAGGCCATGATGAAAGGGAGCAGACCTTAAACCAGCTCCTGGTCGAGATGGATGGATTTGAAAGCAATGAGGGTGTCATCCTCATCGCGGCGACGAACCGTCCTGATGTCCTTGATCCCGCCCTTTTGAGACCAGGCCGATTCGACCGTCAGATTGTTGTGGGCCGGCCGGATCTGCAAGGACGCATCAAGATTCTGGAAGTCCACACGAGAAAGATCCCGATCGATTCCTCGGTCAATCTCGAAACCATCGCCCGTGGCACTCCCGGATTTGCCGGAGCTGATCTTGCCAATCTGGTCAATGAAGCCGCTCTTCTGGCCGCAAGACGCAACAAGAAAACGGTCGAAATGCCGGATTTCGAGGATGCAAAAGACAAGGTCCTTATGGGCGTCGAACGGCGTTCGATCCTCATCACTGAAGAAGAAAAGAAGGTTACGGCATTTCACGAAGCCGGCCACACACTGGTGGCAAAGCTTATCCCGGGAACCGATCCGGTCCACAAAGTGACCATCATCCCTCGTGGACGGGCTCTCGGACTCACACAGCAGCTCCCGACGGAAGACCGGTATACCTACAAGAAGGAATACCTTCTGAACACCATTGCCATCCTCATGGGTGGAAGGGTCGCCGAGGAAATTGTCATGAAAAGCATGACGACAGGCGCGGGAAACGATATTGAGCGCGCAACGGACATGGCCCGAAAAATGGTCTGCGAGTGGGGCATGAGCGATAAGCTTGGACCCATCACCTTCGGAAAGAAAGATGAAGAGATCTTCCTTGGAAGGGAAATTTCCCAGCACAGGGATTACAGCGAATCAACAGCGCTTGAAATTGACAGTGAAGTCAGCCGGATTGTCTCGGAAAACTACCAGAGGGCAAAGGATTTGCTTACGACCAATGTTGTGGCCCTGACCAGTATCGCAGAGGCTCTTCTCACAAAGGAAACCCTTGACGGGGCAGAAGTCGATGAACTGATCCGCACTGCCAATGCTCCCGCCTGA